The following coding sequences are from one Haemophilus haemolyticus window:
- a CDS encoding ESPR-type extended signal peptide-containing protein, translating into MNKIFRIVWSEVSQAWVAVSELTKSHKKRASVTVATAVLATLLSATAQASTSESDWGPNPDNPSDGYTPPRPTGIIDANGNELGGLGFGLVVVDKEGKRKEFQKGKKINDDNIPDDEKISTVITVEPAPESAAVPPTNKTSYLYLVEGKGVTIDQTGRSAKFSVNTGDGLKIDEDGNKLTADTIGLTVNNGKVTAPKEEDKKKLVNAGDLSSTLNELGWKVSANGGEASTVKSGEEVEFKGEGGITVTATTDTNGKHVVTIKTEQPQGGAAAGGSTPVTAGDGISVSADNKVSVNAKTNGGLTVDANGVSVHAKTDGGITVDGSGVSVDTDNTTINVTGGKVSAVTGTITAGNDASVADADKGKLAKAGEVAAAINAAKTSVTNADATTTVTQDGNVYKVAAKVESNKGLETTNGLAVKQGSGITVDGSGVSVKAKEKGGINVDTDGVSVNTDGTTITLDTATGNVKAVTGEFGKNNKTGDTIASNGDENKLATVSSVATAINAAKVKVEAGSGADVSHNKATNTYTVSAKVESDKGLESGAAGLSVKAGDGVTVDNKGVSVKSKTNGGITVGADGVSVQNGNGITVGANGVSVNAKTNGGITVDGSGVSVDTDNTTINVTGGKVSAVTGTITAGNDASVADADKGKLAKAGEVAAAINAAKTSVTNADATTTVTQDGNVYKVAAKVESNKGLETTNGLAVKQGSGITVDGSGVSVKAKEKGGINVDTDGVSVNTDGTTITLDTATGNVKAVTGEFGKNNKTGDTIASNGDENKLATVSSVATAINAAKVKVEAGSGADVSHNKATNTYTVSAKVESDKGLESGAAGLSVKAGDGVTVDNKGVSVKSKTNGGITVGADGVSVQNGNGITVGANGVSVNAKTNGGITVDGSGVSVDTDNTTINVTGGKVSAVTGTITAGNDASVADADKGKLAKAGEVAAAINAAKTSVTNADATTTVTQDGNVYKVAAKVESNKGLETTNGLAVKQGSGITVDGSGVSVKAKEKGGINVDTDGVSVNTDGTTITLDTATGNVKAVTGEFGKNNKTGDTIASNGDENKLATVSSVATAINAAKVKVEAGSGADVSHNKATNTYTVSAKVESDKGLESGAAGLSVKAGDGVTVDNKGVSVKSKTNGGITVGADGVSVQNGNGITVGANGVSVNAKTNGGITVDGSGVSVDTDNTTINVTGGKVSAVTGTITAGNDASVADADKGKLAKAGEVAAAINAAKTSVTNADATTTVTQDGNVYKVAAKVESNKGLETTNGLAVKQGSGITVDGSGVSVKAKEKGGINVDTDGVSVNTDGTTITLDTATGNVKAVTGEFGKNNKTGDTIASNGDENKLATVSSVATAINAAKVKVEAGSGADVSHNKATNTYTVSAKVESDKGLESGAAGLSVKAGDGVTVDNKGVSVKSKTNGGITVGADGVSVQNGNGITVGANGVSVNAKTNGGITVDGSGVSVDTDNTTINVTGGKVSAVTGTITAGNDASVADADKGKLAKAGEVAAAINAAKTSVTNADATTTVTQDGNVYKVAAKVESNKGLETTNGLAVKQGSGITVDGSGVSVKAKEKGGINVDTDGVSVNTDGTTITLDTATGNVKAVTGEFGKNNKTGDTIASNGDENKLATVSSVATAINAAKVKVEAGSGADVSHNKATNTYTVSAKVESDKGLESGAAGLSVKAGDGVTVDNKGVSVKSKTNGGITVGADGVSVQNGNGITVGANGVSVNAKTNGGITVDGSGVSVDTDNTTINVTGGKVSAVTGTITAGNDASVADADKGKLAKAGEVAAAINAAKTSVTNADATTTVTQDGNVYKVAAKVESNKGLETTNGLAVKQGSGITVDGSGVSVKAKEKGGINVDTDGVSVNTDGTTITLDTATGNVKAVTGEFGKNNKTGDTIASNGDENKLATVSSVATAINAAKVKVEAGSGISVEHNPVSNAYTVSAPFEKTENDKGTTVTFKGKTTTEHPNGETKLSGIAAGDISPTSSDAVNGAQIYALNRGAKTEVTNVTIGGNTYENVIVSSDGKNTPLLKTYNTQDRRTVLTNSVYEAIYNMNEHGIKFFHVNDGTVNTKREGHSENDSSASGKYATAIGALSEASGQNAVAMGFGSTVTGDNSIAIGTGNQVNAAKSGAFGDPNIINGKDVNNVAVSGSYAVGNDNIIDSSNTFVLGNDINNKGNSTAVGHTVENSVYLGNKTTARGGDGSQTAALKNIKHDGSEGTTTTAGSIGTVNEAIVNGMSYGGFAGAKGHGVVSVGAADAERRIQNVAAGEISATSTDAINGSQLYSISSRLGNNMNRLNDRINKVGKRADAGTASAIAMANLLQSYRPGLSAATAAVGQYRGQSAIAVGYSRLSDNGKYGVKFSLGANTQGNVGAGAGVAYFW; encoded by the coding sequence ATGAATAAGATTTTTAGAATTGTATGGAGTGAAGTTTCTCAAGCTTGGGTAGCTGTATCTGAACTTACTAAATCACACAAAAAACGTGCTTCTGTAACCGTGGCAACCGCCGTATTGGCGACGCTGTTGTCTGCAACGGCTCAGGCGAGTACGAGTGAGTCGGATTGGGGACCAAACCCTGATAATCCTTCAGATGGGTATACTCCACCTAGACCAACTGGAATTATAGATGCAAATGGTAATGAATTAGGCGGCTTGGGTTTCGGTCTTGTTGTTGTTGATAAAGAAGGGAAGCGAAAAGAATTTCAAAAGGGTAAGAAGATTAATGATGATAATATCCCTGATGATGAGAAGATAAGTACAGTCATTACCGTAGAACCAGCTCCAGAGAGTGCTGCAGTACCACCGACTAATAAAACCAGCTACCTTTACTTAGTTGAGGGTAAAGGTGTTACGATTGATCAGACTGGACGTTCAGCTAAATTTAGCGTAAACACTGGCGACGGATTAAAAATTGATGAAGATGGTAATAAACTCACTGCCGACACCATTGGTCTTACCGTTAATAACGGCAAAGTAACCGCCCCTAAAGAAGAGGATAAGAAAAAACTTGTTAATGCAGGAGATTTATCGAGCACGTTAAATGAATTGGGTTGGAAAGTTTCTGCAAATGGCGGTGAAGCTTCAACCGTAAAAAGTGGCGAAGAAGTAGAATTTAAAGGCGAGGGCGGTATTACCGTAACTGCTACAACTGATACTAATGGTAAACACGTAGTTACTATTAAAACTGAACAACCACAAGGCGGTGCAGCTGCGGGTGGTAGCACCCCTGTTACTGCAGGAGATGGAATTTCAGTTTCTGCGGATAATAAGGTTTCTGTTAATGCGAAAACCAACGGTGGTCTTACTGTAGATGCAAATGGTGTGTCTGTCCATGCGAAAACTGACGGTGGTATTACTGTAGATGGAAGTGGTGTGTCTGTAGATACAGATAACACAACGATTAATGTCACAGGTGGCAAAGTCTCCGCGGTAACGGGTACGATTACGGCAGGGAATGATGCAAGTGTTGCAGATGCAGATAAAGGTAAGTTAGCGAAAGCAGGTGAAGTAGCGGCGGCGATTAATGCGGCGAAAACTAGCGTCACAAATGCAGATGCGACAACTACCGTGACACAAGATGGCAATGTTTATAAAGTAGCGGCGAAAGTTGAGTCGAATAAAGGTCTTGAAACCACTAATGGTTTAGCGGTGAAACAGGGTTCAGGTATTACTGTAGATGGAAGTGGTGTATCTGTTAAAGCGAAAGAGAAAGGTGGTATTAATGTAGATACAGATGGTGTATCTGTGAATACGGATGGTACGACAATCACACTGGATACTGCGACGGGTAATGTTAAAGCGGTAACGGGTGAGTTTGGTAAAAATAATAAAACAGGTGATACGATTGCATCGAATGGTGATGAGAATAAACTTGCGACAGTAAGCAGTGTAGCGACAGCGATTAACGCGGCGAAAGTGAAAGTTGAAGCGGGTAGTGGTGCTGACGTTTCTCATAATAAAGCGACTAATACCTATACGGTTTCAGCGAAAGTTGAGTCGGATAAGGGTTTAGAGAGCGGTGCTGCAGGGTTGTCAGTAAAAGCTGGAGATGGAGTTACAGTTGATAATAAGGGTGTCTCTGTTAAATCTAAAACCAACGGTGGTATTACCGTAGGTGCTGATGGCGTATCAGTACAAAATGGAAATGGTATTACTGTGGGTGCGAATGGTGTCTCTGTTAATGCGAAAACCAATGGTGGTATTACTGTAGATGGAAGTGGTGTGTCTGTAGATACAGATAACACAACGATTAATGTCACAGGTGGCAAAGTCTCCGCGGTAACGGGTACGATTACGGCAGGGAATGATGCAAGTGTTGCAGATGCAGATAAAGGTAAGTTAGCGAAAGCAGGTGAAGTAGCGGCGGCGATTAATGCGGCGAAAACTAGCGTCACAAATGCAGATGCGACAACTACCGTGACACAAGATGGCAATGTTTATAAAGTAGCGGCGAAAGTTGAGTCGAATAAAGGTCTTGAAACCACTAATGGTTTAGCGGTGAAACAGGGTTCAGGTATTACTGTAGATGGAAGTGGTGTATCTGTTAAAGCGAAAGAGAAAGGTGGTATTAATGTAGATACAGATGGTGTATCTGTGAATACGGATGGTACGACAATCACACTGGATACTGCGACGGGTAATGTTAAAGCGGTAACGGGTGAGTTTGGTAAAAATAATAAAACAGGTGATACGATTGCATCGAATGGTGATGAGAATAAACTTGCGACAGTAAGCAGTGTAGCGACAGCGATTAACGCGGCGAAAGTGAAAGTTGAAGCGGGTAGTGGTGCTGACGTTTCTCATAATAAAGCGACTAATACCTATACGGTTTCAGCGAAAGTTGAGTCGGATAAGGGTTTAGAGAGCGGTGCTGCAGGGTTGTCAGTAAAAGCTGGAGATGGAGTTACAGTTGATAATAAGGGTGTCTCTGTTAAATCTAAAACCAACGGTGGTATTACCGTAGGTGCTGATGGCGTATCAGTACAAAATGGAAATGGTATTACTGTGGGTGCGAATGGTGTCTCTGTTAATGCGAAAACCAATGGTGGTATTACTGTAGATGGAAGTGGTGTGTCTGTAGATACAGATAACACAACGATTAATGTCACAGGTGGCAAAGTCTCCGCGGTAACGGGTACGATTACGGCAGGGAATGATGCAAGTGTTGCAGATGCAGATAAAGGTAAGTTAGCGAAAGCAGGTGAAGTAGCGGCGGCGATTAATGCGGCGAAAACTAGCGTCACAAATGCAGATGCGACAACTACCGTGACACAAGATGGCAATGTTTATAAAGTAGCGGCGAAAGTTGAGTCGAATAAAGGTCTTGAAACCACTAATGGTTTAGCGGTGAAACAGGGTTCAGGTATTACTGTAGATGGAAGTGGTGTATCTGTTAAAGCGAAAGAGAAAGGTGGTATTAATGTAGATACAGATGGTGTATCTGTGAATACGGATGGTACGACAATCACACTGGATACTGCGACGGGTAATGTTAAAGCGGTAACGGGTGAGTTTGGTAAAAATAATAAAACAGGTGATACGATTGCATCGAATGGTGATGAGAATAAACTTGCGACAGTAAGCAGTGTAGCGACAGCGATTAACGCGGCGAAAGTGAAAGTTGAAGCGGGTAGTGGTGCTGACGTTTCTCATAATAAAGCGACTAATACCTATACGGTTTCAGCGAAAGTTGAGTCGGATAAGGGTTTAGAGAGCGGTGCTGCAGGGTTGTCAGTAAAAGCTGGAGATGGAGTTACAGTTGATAATAAGGGTGTCTCTGTTAAATCTAAAACCAACGGTGGTATTACCGTAGGTGCTGATGGCGTATCAGTACAAAATGGAAATGGTATTACTGTGGGTGCGAATGGTGTCTCTGTTAATGCGAAAACCAATGGTGGTATTACTGTAGATGGAAGTGGTGTGTCTGTAGATACAGATAACACAACGATTAATGTCACAGGTGGCAAAGTCTCCGCGGTAACGGGTACGATTACGGCAGGGAATGATGCAAGTGTTGCAGATGCAGATAAAGGTAAGTTAGCGAAAGCAGGTGAAGTAGCGGCGGCGATTAATGCGGCGAAAACTAGCGTCACAAATGCAGATGCGACAACTACCGTGACACAAGATGGCAATGTTTATAAAGTAGCGGCGAAAGTTGAGTCGAATAAAGGTCTTGAAACCACTAATGGTTTAGCGGTGAAACAGGGTTCAGGTATTACTGTAGATGGAAGTGGTGTATCTGTTAAAGCGAAAGAGAAAGGTGGTATTAATGTAGATACAGATGGTGTATCTGTGAATACGGATGGTACGACAATCACACTGGATACTGCGACGGGTAATGTTAAAGCGGTAACGGGTGAGTTTGGTAAAAATAATAAAACAGGTGATACGATTGCATCGAATGGTGATGAGAATAAACTTGCGACAGTAAGCAGTGTAGCGACAGCGATTAACGCGGCGAAAGTGAAAGTTGAAGCGGGTAGTGGTGCTGACGTTTCTCATAATAAAGCGACTAATACCTATACGGTTTCAGCGAAAGTTGAGTCGGATAAGGGTTTAGAGAGCGGTGCTGCAGGGTTGTCAGTAAAAGCTGGAGATGGAGTTACAGTTGATAATAAGGGTGTCTCTGTTAAATCTAAAACCAACGGTGGTATTACCGTAGGTGCTGATGGCGTATCAGTACAAAATGGAAATGGTATTACTGTGGGTGCGAATGGTGTCTCTGTTAATGCGAAAACCAATGGTGGTATTACTGTAGATGGAAGTGGTGTGTCTGTAGATACAGATAACACAACGATTAATGTCACAGGTGGCAAAGTCTCCGCGGTAACGGGTACGATTACGGCAGGGAATGATGCAAGTGTTGCAGATGCAGATAAAGGTAAGTTAGCGAAAGCAGGTGAAGTAGCGGCGGCGATTAATGCGGCGAAAACTAGCGTCACAAATGCAGATGCGACAACTACCGTGACACAAGATGGCAATGTTTATAAAGTAGCGGCGAAAGTTGAGTCGAATAAAGGTCTTGAAACCACTAATGGTTTAGCGGTGAAACAGGGTTCAGGTATTACTGTAGATGGAAGTGGTGTATCTGTTAAAGCGAAAGAGAAAGGTGGTATTAATGTAGATACAGATGGTGTATCTGTGAATACGGATGGTACGACAATCACACTGGATACTGCGACGGGTAATGTTAAAGCGGTAACGGGTGAGTTTGGTAAAAATAATAAAACAGGTGATACGATTGCATCGAATGGTGATGAGAATAAACTTGCGACAGTAAGCAGTGTAGCGACAGCGATTAACGCGGCGAAAGTGAAAGTTGAAGCGGGTAGTGGTGCTGACGTTTCTCATAATAAAGCGACTAATACCTATACGGTTTCAGCGAAAGTTGAGTCGGATAAGGGTTTAGAGAGCGGTGCTGCAGGGTTGTCAGTAAAAGCTGGAGATGGAGTTACAGTTGATAATAAGGGTGTCTCTGTTAAATCTAAAACCAACGGTGGTATTACCGTAGGTGCTGATGGCGTATCAGTACAAAATGGAAATGGTATTACTGTGGGTGCGAATGGTGTCTCTGTTAATGCGAAAACCAATGGTGGTATTACTGTAGATGGAAGTGGTGTGTCTGTAGATACAGATAACACAACGATTAATGTCACAGGTGGCAAAGTCTCCGCGGTAACGGGTACGATTACGGCAGGGAATGATGCAAGTGTTGCAGATGCAGATAAAGGTAAGTTAGCGAAAGCAGGTGAAGTAGCGGCGGCGATTAATGCGGCGAAAACTAGCGTCACAAATGCAGATGCGACAACTACCGTGACACAAGATGGCAATGTTTATAAAGTAGCGGCGAAAGTTGAGTCGAATAAAGGTCTTGAAACCACTAATGGTTTAGCGGTGAAACAGGGTTCAGGTATTACTGTAGATGGAAGTGGTGTATCTGTTAAAGCGAAAGAGAAAGGTGGTATTAATGTAGATACAGATGGTGTATCTGTGAATACGGATGGTACGACAATCACACTGGATACTGCGACGGGTAATGTTAAAGCGGTAACGGGTGAGTTTGGTAAAAATAATAAAACAGGTGATACGATTGCATCGAATGGTGATGAGAATAAACTTGCGACAGTAAGCAGTGTAGCGACAGCGATTAATGCGGCGAAAGTGAAAGTTGAAGCGGGTAGTGGAATTTCTGTAGAACACAATCCTGTATCGAATGCTTACACTGTTTCTGCACCGTTTGAAAAAACTGAAAACGATAAAGGAACAACAGTAACCTTTAAAGGTAAAACAACAACTGAACATCCAAATGGAGAAACTAAACTATCAGGGATCGCAGCTGGCGATATTTCACCAACAAGTTCAGATGCTGTGAATGGTGCTCAAATTTATGCATTAAATCGTGGAGCTAAAACAGAAGTAACGAATGTTACTATCGGTGGAAACACTTATGAAAATGTGATTGTAAGTAGTGATGGTAAAAATACTCCGCTCTTAAAAACCTATAATACGCAAGACAGAAGAACAGTTCTTACTAATTCTGTTTATGAAGCAATTTATAATATGAATGAGCATGGTATTAAGTTCTTCCATGTTAATGATGGTACTGTGAATACTAAGAGAGAGGGGCACAGTGAAAATGATTCAAGTGCGAGCGGTAAATATGCGACAGCTATTGGTGCATTATCTGAAGCATCGGGTCAGAATGCCGTTGCAATGGGCTTTGGTTCTACAGTAACAGGTGATAATTCTATTGCGATTGGTACTGGTAACCAAGTAAACGCTGCAAAATCAGGTGCCTTTGGTGACCCGAATATTATTAACGGTAAAGATGTGAATAATGTCGCTGTTTCAGGTAGCTATGCTGTAGGTAACGATAATATTATTGATAGCAGTAATACCTTTGTTTTAGGTAATGATATTAATAATAAAGGAAACTCTACAGCTGTTGGACATACTGTTGAAAATTCTGTTTATCTAGGTAATAAAACAACAGCAAGAGGTGGTGATGGTAGCCAAACTGCGGCATTGAAAAATATTAAGCATGATGGCTCTGAAGGAACTACAACGACAGCGGGTTCTATTGGAACAGTGAATGAGGCGATCGTAAATGGTATGAGTTATGGTGGTTTTGCTGGTGCTAAAGGGCATGGTGTTGTTTCTGTTGGTGCAGCAGATGCTGAACGCCGTATTCAAAATGTGGCAGCTGGCGAAATCTCTGCTACTTCAACAGATGCGATTAATGGTAGTCAGTTGTATTCTATATCTAGTCGTTTAGGTAACAATATGAATAGATTAAATGATCGCATCAATAAGGTTGGCAAACGTGCAGATGCAGGTACGGCAAGTGCAATTGCTATGGCAAACTTGCTCCAATCTTATCGCCCTGGTTTGTCAGCTGCTACTGCTGCAGTAGGTCAATATCGTGGTCAATCTGCGATTGCTGTTGGTTATAGTCGCCTTTCTGATAATGGAAAATATGGGGTTAAATTCTCATTAGGTGCTAATACACAAGGTAATGTTGGTGCCGGTGCTGGTGTAGCATATTTCTGGTAA
- the metE gene encoding 5-methyltetrahydropteroyltriglutamate--homocysteine S-methyltransferase gives MTTSHILGFPRVGAKRELKFAQERYWRKELAEQDLLDLAKALREKNWKHQAAANADFVAVGDFTFYDHILDLQVATGAIPARFGFDSQNLTLDQYFQLARGNKDQFAIEMTKWFDTNYHYLVPEFHKNTQFKANPAHYVNQIREAKALGLNFKPVIVGPLTFLWLGKEKGEAFNRFDLLNQLVPVYVEILNALVAEGAEWIQIDEPALALDLPAEWVEAYKSVYAELSKVNAKLLLATYFGSVAQHAELLKALPVAGLHLDLVRAPEQLAAFEDYSKVLSAGVIEGRNIWRANLNKVLDVLEPLKAKLGERLWIAPSCSLLHTPFDLEVEVQLKEKNTALYSWLSFTLQKVEELNVLKQALNHGRASVQAALDASQTAADARATSKEIHRPEVAERLANLPKGADQRKSPFAERIVKQNAWLNLPLLPTTNIGSFPQTTEIRHARASFKKGELSLADYEAAMKKEIEYVVRRQEELDLDVLVHGEAERNDMVEYFGELLDGFAFTKFGWVQSYGSRCVKPPVIYGDVTRPEPMTVRWSQYAQSLTNRVMKGMLTGPVTILQWSFVRNDIPRSTVCKQIGVALSDEVLDLEAAGIKVIQIDEPAIREGLPLKRADWDAYLQWAGEAFRLSSMGVQDDTQIHTHMCYSEFNDILPAIAALDADVITIETSRSDMELLDAFVKFNYPNDIGPGVYDIHSPRVPTAGEIEHLLRKALKVIPKERLWVNPDCGLKTRGWTETIDQLKVMVDVTKKLRAELA, from the coding sequence ATGACAACATCACATATCTTAGGCTTTCCTCGTGTGGGTGCAAAACGTGAATTAAAATTTGCACAAGAACGTTATTGGCGTAAAGAATTAGCAGAGCAAGATTTATTAGATTTAGCGAAAGCGTTGCGTGAAAAAAACTGGAAACATCAAGCAGCGGCGAATGCAGATTTCGTTGCAGTGGGCGATTTCACGTTCTACGATCATATTTTAGATTTACAAGTGGCAACTGGGGCAATTCCTGCTCGTTTTGGTTTTGATAGCCAAAATTTAACCCTTGATCAATATTTCCAACTTGCACGCGGTAACAAAGATCAATTTGCGATTGAAATGACCAAATGGTTCGATACGAACTATCACTATCTCGTACCAGAATTTCATAAAAATACACAATTCAAAGCTAATCCAGCACATTATGTAAATCAAATCCGTGAAGCAAAAGCTTTAGGTTTAAACTTCAAACCAGTGATTGTTGGTCCATTAACATTCTTATGGTTGGGTAAAGAAAAAGGCGAAGCATTTAACCGTTTCGATTTGTTAAATCAATTAGTGCCTGTTTATGTTGAAATCTTAAATGCATTAGTGGCTGAAGGTGCGGAGTGGATTCAAATTGATGAGCCTGCATTAGCATTGGACTTACCTGCAGAATGGGTTGAAGCCTATAAATCTGTTTACGCTGAATTAAGCAAAGTGAATGCAAAATTATTATTAGCCACTTATTTTGGTTCAGTTGCACAACACGCTGAGTTATTAAAAGCTTTACCTGTTGCAGGCTTACATTTAGATTTAGTGCGTGCACCAGAACAACTTGCAGCCTTTGAAGATTACAGCAAAGTGTTATCCGCTGGTGTGATTGAAGGTCGTAATATCTGGCGTGCAAACTTAAACAAAGTGTTAGATGTATTAGAGCCATTAAAAGCAAAATTAGGCGAGCGTTTATGGATTGCACCAAGCTGTTCATTATTGCACACCCCATTTGATTTAGAAGTGGAAGTACAATTAAAAGAAAAAAATACCGCACTTTACAGCTGGTTATCTTTCACACTACAAAAAGTGGAAGAATTAAATGTATTAAAACAAGCGTTAAATCATGGCAGAGCTTCTGTACAAGCGGCATTAGATGCAAGCCAAACGGCTGCAGATGCTCGTGCAACCTCAAAAGAAATTCATCGTCCAGAAGTGGCTGAGCGTTTAGCAAACTTACCAAAAGGTGCGGATCAACGTAAATCGCCATTTGCAGAACGTATCGTTAAGCAAAATGCGTGGTTAAATTTACCGCTTCTACCAACTACAAACATTGGTTCATTCCCGCAAACGACTGAGATTCGTCACGCTCGTGCAAGTTTCAAAAAAGGCGAGTTATCTCTTGCAGATTATGAAGCGGCAATGAAAAAAGAAATTGAATATGTGGTACGTCGCCAAGAAGAATTAGATTTAGATGTGTTAGTTCACGGCGAAGCAGAACGTAACGATATGGTGGAATACTTTGGGGAATTATTAGACGGTTTCGCATTCACTAAATTTGGTTGGGTACAAAGCTACGGTTCACGTTGTGTAAAACCACCAGTGATTTACGGTGATGTAACCCGCCCAGAGCCAATGACAGTACGTTGGTCACAATATGCACAAAGCCTCACAAACCGCGTAATGAAAGGAATGCTCACAGGCCCTGTAACTATTTTACAATGGTCATTTGTGCGTAACGATATTCCACGTTCAACCGTATGTAAACAAATCGGCGTAGCATTATCTGATGAAGTGTTAGATTTAGAAGCAGCCGGCATTAAAGTTATCCAAATTGATGAGCCAGCAATTCGTGAAGGTTTACCACTTAAACGTGCAGATTGGGATGCATACTTACAATGGGCAGGCGAAGCATTCCGTTTAAGTTCAATGGGCGTGCAAGATGATACACAAATTCATACACATATGTGTTATTCCGAGTTTAACGACATCTTACCAGCGATTGCTGCATTAGATGCAGACGTGATTACCATCGAAACTTCACGTTCAGATATGGAATTATTAGATGCCTTCGTGAAATTCAACTATCCGAATGACATCGGTCCAGGTGTGTATGATATCCACAGCCCACGTGTACCAACCGCAGGTGAAATTGAACACTTATTACGCAAAGCGTTAAAAGTAATTCCAAAAGAACGCTTATGGGTAAACCCAGACTGTGGCTTAAAAACACGTGGTTGGACAGAAACTATCGATCAATTAAAAGTGATGGTGGATGTAACCAAAAAATTACGTGCGGAATTAGCGTAA